The sequence ATGATGTGGGCGGCGGGCGCCTCATAGATCTCGCGGCTCTTGAGGTCCATGATGCCGTCCTCGAACATATCAATCTTGCCCACGCCGTGGCGGCCGCCGAGCTCGTTCAACCGCGGAATCAGGTCACCCAACGCCATCTCCTCGCCATCCAGCGCTACCGGCAACCCCTCGCGGAATGCGATCTCGACTTCGCCCGGCTGGTCGGGGGCGAACTCCGGCGGCACGTACCACAACCAGATGTCGCGCGGCAGCTCCTGGTTGAGATCAATCGCCCCCGAGGCGATGGAGCGGCACCACATCGTCTTGTCGTCGCCGCCGGTGATGGTCTCCGTCACCGGCACCCCCCACTCGCGGCACAGGACTTCCTCTTCCGCGCGGGTCAGGTCGAAATCGCGCACCGGCACCAGCACCTCCAGCTCCGGCGCGAACAGCTTGAAGACGTTGTGCATGCGATACTGGTCGTTGCCCTTGCCGGTCGAGCCCTCCAGGATCGCGTCGCAGCCGCGCGCCCGCGCCTCGACCGCGACGATGCGCGCCACCAACTGCCGCGTCATCGAGGTCGAGACCGGGTAGCCGTTGTAGTCGGAGTTGGCGCGGATGGCCTTGCTCAACCATTCCTCGGTGAACTCCTGGCGCGCGTCAATCAGGATGGGCTCGACCTGGAGCGCCTTCGCCTTCTCCTCGCCGACGCGCACCTCCTCCTCGCCCTGGCCGACGTCCACGGTGATGGGGACGATCTCCCGCGCGCGGTATTTGCGGCGCAGCAGCTCGACGCCGAGCGACGAATCGAGCCCGCCCGAATAGGCGATGGCAGCCTTGCGCACCGTCGGCGCAGGCGCCTCCTCGATCTTGCGGATGATGTCAGCGACGTCCATGGTGGGCCTCCTGAGACAGTTCGGGGGCCTAGCCCGAATCATTTGGGGCATGATTCGGGCTCGAGCAGGCGAGCATTGGAACAGGTGAACAGCAGGGGCAAGGCATGCCTTGCCCGTACAAGACCCGGATTGCGAGCCTGCGGTCACCTGATCCCCTGATCACCCACTCAGAGGCCCCGGCAGTCAGCTTCTATTCTGCGCGTATGTGACGGAAGAATACTATGCTCGACAAAGCGCTGTCAAGAGAAACACTCGCTCGCGCTCGCGTGGTGGGCGACGCAGGGAGCGCCGATGGCAACGGAGAAGCTCTCCTGCGTCATGCCCGCCGGCGCGCCGAACAAAGACGAACGCGCCCAGCGACCTCGGCCGCTGCACCTGCGCGCGCATCACCTGCTGTGGCTGCACGGGTTCCGGGGGCTGGGCTACTCGAACGAGTTCGCCGCCAACATGCGCCGCATCAAGCAGCGCCTGGAGCAGGACTCACCCATGGTGCGGATGCATGTCGGCCCCGACACGATCTGCCGGGCGTGCCCGCATCTGGCCACCCGCGCTGAGTGCAGTCGGCCGGGCGGCACCGATCGCGATCGCGCGGTGGTCGCCGCACTGGAGATCGAGCCGGGCACGGTGAAGCCGTGGCCGTGGTGGGTGCGGCAGGTGCGCGCGCGGATCGGCCCGCAGCGGCTGGCCGAGATCTGCGCCGACTGCTCGTGGTTCCCCCTGGGGTACTGCCAGGCCGGCATCGAACGCTTGCATGAGCATCGAGAAGGAGGCTAAACGTTGGAAGAACACGTCAACCCGTACTCACACGTCCGCGGCTTCAACTATCAGCCCAGCTACGACTTCAGCGGCCACGGCATCTGGCGGCATTTCCAGCCGGACACGATTGACCGCGAGCTGGGGCGGGGCAAGCAGCACTTCCCCGGCATGAACACCGTCCGCCTGTGGTTGTCGTTCGACGCCTTCATGGTGGAACCGGCGAGGGTGGCGGACCACTTCGCAACCGCGCTGGCGATCGCCGATCAGCACGCGCTCAAGGTGATCCCGACGCTGTTCAATAACTGGCACAGCGTGCCCGACTTCGGCGGCATCTCCCTGGAAGCCATCCGCCACTGGAGCGACGAGGGCGCCCGGACGATACCCGCGAATCCCTTCCTCACCTACGTCGAGAGCGTCGTCGGCGCCCACGCCGCCGACGACCGCATCTTGATATGGGATCTCTGCAACGAGCCCTTCAACAGCGGCTACAGCGACGAGATTCTGCGCTGGCTGGAATCGCAGTACGTCACCTGCAAAGAGCTGGGGGCGCAGGCGCCGATCTCCGTCGGCGTGCCCCCCGATAATCAGCAGTTGCAGGCAGTGGAGCCCATCAGCGACGTAGTGACGATTCATCCCTACGGCGACCAGGCGTTCGTGGAGGCGTCGGTGGCAGTAGCGCGCGGGGTGGGCAAGCCCATACTGGTGACCGAGTGCTGCTGGGGGGCGGTGGACGATGCGGAGCGGGCGGCGATAGTCACGCGGGAACTTACCGCGCTGTCGGCGGCGGGATTGGGGTTCGTGGCGCATGTCCTGAATCACAGCCTGGTCGCGGACTGCCACCGCGAGCAGTACGGCCCCATCAGCGGGGCCGGTTACATGGCCTTCATCGAGGCCGACGGTTCCCTGCGCCGCCATCACGAGGTCTTCAACACGTTTGTCTGAGGAAACCACGGGGCGCGCGGGCACAGGGGGCAGGTGTAGCCGGGGCGCGAGAGGGGAAAACAGTAACGTAGTTAAGGATCGGGCCGCCGGAGACGGCCCGGCGGTGAACGTATTCCGACATCATGAATGACGTGACATATCTGGCGGCGCTCGGTGCGGGGGTGGCTTCGTTTGCATCGCCGTGCGTGCTGCCGCTGGTCCCCGCGTACCTGTCGTTCATCTCGGGCGCGAGCCTGGAGGACGTTGTCGCGCGGCGGCGCGACGCGGTGCTGGCGCGAGCGGTGACGGTGCGCGCGGTAGCGTTCGTGCTCGGGTTCTCGACCGTATTCGTCGCCCTCGGGGCCTCGGCCACGGCCCTCGGCGGCTTCCTGGGAGCGCACCTGCCGATCCTCGCCAAGATTGCGGGCGGCCTCGTCATTCTCTTCGGCCTGCATCTGACCGGACTGGTCCCCATCAAGGCCCTCTACCGCGAGCGGCGCGTGCAGGTGACCGGCAAGCCGGTCGGGCTGGCTGGCGCGTTTGTGGTCGGCCTGGCCTTCGCCTTCGGCTGGACGCCCTGCGTGGGTCCAATCCTGGCTTCGATCCTGGCGCTGGCGGGCACCCGGGAAAGTGTGGCGTCCGGGGTCGCGCTGCTGGGGGTCTATTCGTTAGGGCTGGGGCTGCCGTTCATCGCCGCGGGGGTGGCCGTCAACTGGTTTCTGGCGCTGTCCAATCGGGTCAAGCGCTGGGCGCGCGCCATCGAGGTCGGCACCGGAGTGCTGCTAATCGTCGTCGGCGTGCTCATCATGACCGGCGGCTTCGACCAGGTCACTATGCGCATTAGCCGGCTCGGCGGCCTCTAGGCGAGCCGGAGCGGGCGCAGGAAAGATACGAACCATGAAGACCGGGCGGAAGGTGATCGCGGCGGGCGCGGCGGTCGCGGTGGTCGCGGCGGTTGCCGCGATCGCGATTCTGTGGGTAACGGCAGGTTCCGCGGGACTCCCACGCGACACCAAGGCGGCGCAGTTCAAGGCGACCACAATCGCGGGCAAGGAGTTCGATCTCAAGGGCTTGCGCGGACGAGTGGTGCTGCTCGATTTCTGGGCGACGTGGTGCCC is a genomic window of Armatimonadota bacterium containing:
- a CDS encoding cytochrome c biogenesis protein CcdA is translated as MNDVTYLAALGAGVASFASPCVLPLVPAYLSFISGASLEDVVARRRDAVLARAVTVRAVAFVLGFSTVFVALGASATALGGFLGAHLPILAKIAGGLVILFGLHLTGLVPIKALYRERRVQVTGKPVGLAGAFVVGLAFAFGWTPCVGPILASILALAGTRESVASGVALLGVYSLGLGLPFIAAGVAVNWFLALSNRVKRWARAIEVGTGVLLIVVGVLIMTGGFDQVTMRISRLGGL
- a CDS encoding DUF1284 domain-containing protein; the encoded protein is MATEKLSCVMPAGAPNKDERAQRPRPLHLRAHHLLWLHGFRGLGYSNEFAANMRRIKQRLEQDSPMVRMHVGPDTICRACPHLATRAECSRPGGTDRDRAVVAALEIEPGTVKPWPWWVRQVRARIGPQRLAEICADCSWFPLGYCQAGIERLHEHREGG
- the argG gene encoding argininosuccinate synthase, encoding MDVADIIRKIEEAPAPTVRKAAIAYSGGLDSSLGVELLRRKYRAREIVPITVDVGQGEEEVRVGEEKAKALQVEPILIDARQEFTEEWLSKAIRANSDYNGYPVSTSMTRQLVARIVAVEARARGCDAILEGSTGKGNDQYRMHNVFKLFAPELEVLVPVRDFDLTRAEEEVLCREWGVPVTETITGGDDKTMWCRSIASGAIDLNQELPRDIWLWYVPPEFAPDQPGEVEIAFREGLPVALDGEEMALGDLIPRLNELGGRHGVGKIDMFEDGIMDLKSREIYEAPAAHIILKLHRDLEQQCLTKEEIQFKKVIDAKWAYMTYHGEWYHPLKAELDAFIAASQGVVNGSFRVRLYKGNIDIVTRESATSLFSPEIRSIKARGFDQRWCANAAKVRGLPFEILAKRQKLMES